The following are encoded in a window of Vicia villosa cultivar HV-30 ecotype Madison, WI unplaced genomic scaffold, Vvil1.0 ctg.000244F_1_1_2_unsc, whole genome shotgun sequence genomic DNA:
- the LOC131625817 gene encoding eukaryotic translation initiation factor encodes MATAEPLVEGSTAEEVAAVPVPAPEVGLKHKLERRWTFWFDNQSKPKQGAAWGTTLRKVYTFDTVEEFWCLHDQIFKPSKLPGNADFHLFKDGVEPKWEDPECASGGKWTLTSKGKGNLDTMWLETLMALIGEQFGDSEDICGVVASVRQWQDKLSLWTKTAANESVQMSIGRKWKEIIDVSDKMTYNFHEDAKTRGAKARYTV; translated from the exons ATGGCAACAGCTGAACCACTCGTTGAAGGCTCCACGGCAGAGGAAGTGGCGGCGGTTCCAGTTCCGGCGCCGGAGGTAGGGTTAAAGCACAAACTAGAAAGAAGATGGACTTTCTGGTTCGATAACCAATCCAAACCTAAACAAGGCGCCGCCTGGGGAACCACTCTTCGCAAAGTTTACACCTTTGACACCGTCGAAGAATTCTGGTG TTTGCATGATCAGATATTCAAGCCCAGTAAATTGCCTGGTAATGCTGATTTTCACTTGTTCAAGGATGGGGTTGAACCGAAGTGGGAAGATCCAGAGTGTGCCAGTGGAGGGAAGTGGACTCTCACCAGCAAGGGGAAGGGAAATCTTGATACCATGTGGCTTGAAACT TTGATGGCTTTGATTGGGGAGCAGTTTGGAGATTCTGAGGATATTTGTGGTGTAGTTGCGAGTGTACGCCAGTGGCAGGATAAGCTTTCGTTGTGGACAAAAACGGCAGCAAATGAGTCTGTTCAG ATGAGCATCGGAAGAAAGTGGAAGGAAATCATTGATGTTAGCGACAAGATGACATATAACTTTCAT GAAGATGCTAAAACTCGAGGTGCAAAGGCTCGATACACCGTGTAA